A section of the Campylobacter lanienae NCTC 13004 genome encodes:
- a CDS encoding NapH/MauN family ferredoxin-type protein has protein sequence MDKYKGRQTIANAGFFSTFITTTKSGKKRPSIRFYRYFTMILIHLLFVLSFVADIQVIEGDITGSRMLGFHLADPFITIQIILSRAELPVNLLIGAFTILGFYIFFAGRAFCSWVCPYNFFSEFAERLNAKLISKKIIKKREFDTKIRYIFLLVFATLSLSSGYLIFEIFNVVGIISRFIIYGYSAAIWWVVLVFLVEVFFSRRFWCRYICPIGTLYSLLSKFRAIKVSWNKDRCDHCAVCMDVCIVPKVLEITKTKNKDNPKDKFSVVSGDCTMCGRCIDVCHQDALSYDNMLKKLL, from the coding sequence ATGGATAAATATAAAGGTCGTCAAACTATAGCCAATGCTGGGTTTTTCTCTACTTTTATAACTACTACAAAAAGTGGCAAAAAGCGTCCTAGCATAAGATTTTATCGATATTTTACTATGATTTTAATCCATCTTTTATTTGTTTTATCTTTTGTAGCAGATATCCAAGTAATCGAAGGTGATATAACTGGTTCTAGAATGCTAGGATTTCACTTAGCTGATCCATTTATAACCATACAAATTATCCTTAGTAGAGCAGAGCTACCTGTAAATCTACTCATTGGGGCTTTTACTATTTTGGGATTTTATATATTTTTTGCTGGGCGTGCCTTTTGCTCTTGGGTCTGTCCATATAACTTTTTTAGCGAATTTGCCGAGAGATTAAACGCTAAATTAATTAGCAAAAAAATAATCAAAAAAAGAGAATTTGATACCAAAATTAGATATATATTTTTGCTAGTTTTTGCTACTTTGAGCCTTAGTAGTGGATATTTGATATTTGAAATTTTCAATGTTGTAGGTATAATATCAAGATTTATAATCTATGGTTATAGTGCGGCGATTTGGTGGGTTGTTTTGGTTTTTTTGGTTGAAGTATTTTTTAGTAGGAGATTTTGGTGTAGATATATCTGCCCTATTGGGACGCTATACTCTTTGCTATCTAAATTTAGAGCTATAAAAGTAAGCTGGAATAAAGATAGATGCGATCACTGCGCTGTTTGTATGGATGTTTGTATCGTCCCAAAAGTATTAGAGATAACCAAAACAAAAAACAAAGATAACCCAAAAGATAAATTTAGCGTAGTAAGTGGCGATTGCACTATGTGTGGTAGATGTATTGATGTATGCCATCAAGATGCTTTAAGCTATGATAATATGCTTAAAAAACTTTTATAA
- a CDS encoding ATP-binding cassette domain-containing protein, translating to MIKIENITKKFGSQTILNSINLDISNGQKLLIIGQNGAGKSTLMKAILGEIICDNGSILIDGINPIKDRKNALKYLSFVPQTPPPLKLSIAQLCQYSISSTKSNLNDIISYLKELDLSYEKEHKKPFYKLSGGMKQKVLIALALARESKIIMFDEPTANLDPDAREKFINILNSKFKSHTLIFISHRLSEVKGIVNRIVEMDLGNIITDSEV from the coding sequence TTGATAAAAATAGAAAATATCACTAAAAAATTTGGCTCACAAACCATATTAAATAGCATAAATTTAGATATCTCAAATGGCCAAAAACTCTTAATAATAGGCCAAAACGGAGCAGGCAAATCTACATTAATGAAAGCGATCTTAGGTGAGATAATCTGCGATAATGGAAGTATATTAATAGATGGCATAAACCCCATTAAAGATAGAAAAAACGCCCTAAAATACCTAAGCTTTGTCCCACAAACTCCGCCACCGCTTAAGCTTAGTATTGCTCAACTTTGTCAATACTCAATCAGCTCAACAAAATCAAATTTAAACGATATAATAAGCTATCTAAAAGAGCTAGATCTAAGCTATGAAAAAGAGCATAAAAAGCCATTTTATAAACTCTCAGGCGGTATGAAACAAAAGGTATTAATAGCCTTAGCACTAGCTAGAGAGTCAAAAATTATAATGTTTGATGAACCAACAGCCAATCTAGACCCAGATGCTAGAGAGAAGTTTATAAATATTTTAAATTCTAAATTCAAATCTCACACATTAATATTTATCTCACATAGATTAAGCGAAGTTAAAGGTATTGTAAATCGCATTGTAGAGATGGATTTAGGCAATATAATCACAGATAGCGAGGTATAG
- a CDS encoding ABC transporter permease translates to MKNLLLIAKIDIKESFASKWFLFYLLTFAGLIALFFVTGVIDSRVAGFSGLTRMLLLFIQISIIILPIFILITTVRSINSDREVGALEYLLSFPISLKEYYFGKALGRAFTVFLPILLALILSLFIAIFKDTKIPWGIFFYYTLLLMVLSFVFLSFGFLISSLIKSSELGLGFSFLFWLFLLAFLDLALIGLMMKSSVNENIIYAISLSNPIEVFRIAAISLFDPNLALIGPAAYFILDGFGRINFLIYSVIYPILLGIISLLVGYILFLKRDLV, encoded by the coding sequence GTGAAAAATTTATTACTAATAGCAAAAATTGATATCAAAGAGAGTTTCGCCTCAAAATGGTTTTTATTTTACCTACTTACATTTGCTGGACTTATAGCTCTGTTTTTTGTAACTGGCGTTATAGATAGCAGAGTTGCTGGATTTAGCGGACTTACTAGAATGCTTTTACTCTTTATACAAATTTCTATAATTATTTTGCCTATATTTATCCTAATCACCACAGTAAGAAGTATAAACTCAGATAGAGAAGTTGGTGCATTAGAGTATCTACTTAGCTTTCCAATTTCGCTTAAAGAGTATTATTTTGGCAAGGCATTAGGGCGCGCATTTACCGTCTTTTTACCTATATTATTAGCTCTTATTTTATCTTTATTTATAGCTATTTTCAAAGATACTAAGATACCTTGGGGAATATTTTTTTACTATACATTATTATTGATGGTATTGTCATTTGTATTTTTATCATTTGGATTTTTAATCTCAAGCTTGATTAAAAGCAGTGAGCTTGGGCTTGGATTTTCATTTTTATTTTGGCTATTTTTGTTAGCGTTTTTAGACCTTGCTTTAATAGGCTTAATGATGAAAAGCTCCGTAAATGAAAATATCATATACGCTATATCGCTCTCTAATCCTATCGAGGTATTTAGAATCGCAGCAATTAGCCTATTTGATCCAAATTTAGCTCTAATTGGCCCAGCGGCGTATTTTATTTTAGATGGATTTGGTAGAATCAACTTCTTGATATATTCAGTTATTTATCCTATTTTACTTGGTATAATCTCGCTTTTAGTTGGTTATATACTCTTTTTAAAAAGAGATTTAGTATGA
- a CDS encoding nitrous oxide reductase accessory protein NosL: MKKIIYLTIFVGAIFGANLRDGEFFKDTNSTCPIKFIDVFKYPDWIAAIEYKNGKKVLFSSAKQMFYYLYTSKPKEVVPIKKLYVTDYKTKELIEATDAFYIFGSRIVSYSGDDLIPFASYEDAKEFTTQTSASRIFEFSKINKKLIDYLN; the protein is encoded by the coding sequence ATGAAAAAAATTATATATTTAACCATATTTGTTGGGGCAATTTTTGGGGCAAATTTAAGAGATGGTGAGTTTTTTAAAGATACGAATTCCACCTGCCCTATTAAATTTATAGATGTTTTCAAATATCCTGATTGGATAGCTGCTATTGAGTATAAAAATGGCAAAAAGGTGCTATTTAGCTCGGCAAAACAGATGTTTTACTATCTCTATACTAGCAAACCAAAAGAGGTAGTACCGATCAAAAAACTCTATGTCACAGACTATAAAACCAAAGAATTAATAGAAGCTACAGATGCCTTTTATATCTTTGGTAGTCGCATTGTGAGCTATAGCGGTGATGATCTCATACCATTTGCTAGTTACGAAGATGCCAAAGAATTTACTACTCAAACCTCTGCTAGTAGGATTTTTGAATTTAGTAAAATCAATAAAAAATTAATTGATTACTTAAATTAA
- a CDS encoding tRNA 2-thiocytidine biosynthesis TtcA family protein, translating into MIELSKKLIRQVGQTNAKYKMFEKDDKILLGLSGGKDSLSLAHILKHFQNVTPDKFEFQAVTLSYGMGEDYEYLTKHCQEHGIKHSVIDSSIFEISKDKIRKNSSFCSFFSRMRRGYLYTYALANGFNKLAIGHHLDDAVESFFMNFTYNGALRTLAPKYTAKNGIVVIRPLINVRERQLRDNAIRNELRVIGDEACPAMRFDVKMPHARAETKELLATLEKQNPKLFTSLQGAFENIHLDTFFKPN; encoded by the coding sequence ATGATAGAATTAAGCAAAAAGCTAATTAGACAAGTAGGTCAAACTAATGCTAAATATAAGATGTTTGAAAAAGATGATAAGATCTTATTGGGTTTAAGCGGTGGCAAGGATAGCTTAAGCCTGGCTCATATTTTAAAACATTTTCAAAATGTTACGCCGGATAAATTTGAATTCCAAGCCGTAACCCTTAGCTATGGTATGGGCGAGGATTATGAGTATCTAACCAAGCATTGCCAAGAACACGGGATAAAGCATAGTGTGATTGATAGCTCTATTTTTGAAATTAGCAAGGATAAAATTCGCAAAAATTCAAGCTTTTGTAGCTTTTTTAGTCGTATGAGACGGGGATATCTCTATACTTATGCGTTGGCTAATGGATTTAATAAACTTGCTATTGGGCATCATTTAGATGATGCGGTTGAGAGTTTTTTTATGAATTTTACTTATAATGGGGCGTTAAGGACTCTAGCGCCTAAATACACTGCCAAAAATGGTATAGTGGTGATTCGACCACTTATCAATGTGCGTGAGCGTCAATTGCGTGATAATGCTATTAGAAATGAGCTTAGAGTAATTGGTGATGAGGCTTGTCCTGCTATGAGATTTGATGTCAAAATGCCACACGCTAGGGCTGAAACTAAGGAGCTTTTAGCTACTTTAGAAAAGCAAAACCCAAAGCTATTTACTAGTTTGCAAGGGGCGTTTGAAAATATACATTTAGATACATTTTTTAAGCCAAATTGA
- a CDS encoding 5'-methylthioadenosine/adenosylhomocysteine nucleosidase, with product MKIAILGAMSEEIEFLLKEIGEYDKIDHAKNSFYKANYFGHELVIAYSKIGKVNAALTAAILIERFGCEKLIFTGVAGALNENLKIGDMIYTTSTAQHDLDITAFGHPHGYVPGINVFENSDDILNSVAKKVANALGMNLLSGIVATGDQFICNEDKKEWIKSTFKADAVEMEGASVAQVCAALGVGFCMLRAISDEAGKKAEIDFDKFLIEAADKSAKFVLEMVKNL from the coding sequence ATGAAAATTGCTATTCTTGGGGCAATGAGCGAAGAGATTGAATTTTTGCTAAAAGAGATTGGCGAATATGATAAGATAGACCACGCTAAAAATTCATTTTACAAAGCCAACTATTTTGGCCATGAGCTAGTGATAGCCTACTCCAAAATCGGTAAGGTAAATGCGGCATTAACAGCGGCTATTTTGATAGAGAGATTTGGGTGCGAGAAGCTGATATTTACCGGTGTGGCCGGGGCTTTAAATGAGAATTTAAAAATTGGCGATATGATCTATACCACCTCTACAGCCCAACACGATCTAGATATCACGGCATTTGGCCATCCGCATGGATATGTTCCTGGTATAAATGTATTTGAAAATAGTGATGATATACTAAATAGCGTCGCTAAAAAAGTAGCTAATGCTTTGGGGATGAATTTGCTAAGTGGGATAGTCGCTACTGGTGATCAATTTATCTGTAATGAAGATAAAAAAGAGTGGATTAAATCAACTTTCAAAGCTGATGCAGTGGAGATGGAAGGGGCGAGTGTGGCTCAAGTTTGTGCGGCTTTAGGGGTTGGATTTTGTATGCTTAGGGCTATTAGCGATGAAGCTGGTAAAAAAGCGGAGATTGATTTTGATAAATTTTTGATTGAAGCAGCGGATAAATCGGCTAAATTTGTCTTAGAAATGGTAAAAAATTTATGA
- the fabD gene encoding ACP S-malonyltransferase, which produces MKVAFIFPGQGSQSVGMGQEIYSEFKVAQELLDSASEHCGIDFKSLLFAENDKLGESEFTQPAIVLNSLMCFEAFKNSLSIKPEFSFGHSLGEFSALSVSGAIKPLDVIKLVNLRGKFMAQDCSGIGAGMMVVLGLSNEKVEEICQNSNRQIWAANYNCDGQIVVAGIRSDLELSVDEFKSAGAKRAMLLDMSVASHCPLLQNASVKLANELENLLSDEFSPVISNVTAKKYTTKKEALELLKLQLISPVLYQNSVKNYCDGVDCFVEFGANVLKGMNKKICDKPTYSITNLSSLNEALEALR; this is translated from the coding sequence ATGAAAGTTGCATTTATTTTTCCTGGCCAAGGCTCACAAAGTGTCGGTATGGGTCAAGAGATATATAGTGAGTTTAAGGTAGCTCAAGAGCTATTAGATAGTGCTAGTGAGCATTGCGGTATTGATTTTAAATCCTTATTATTTGCAGAAAATGATAAGCTAGGAGAGTCTGAATTTACTCAACCGGCGATTGTTTTAAACTCATTAATGTGTTTTGAAGCCTTTAAAAATAGCCTATCTATAAAACCTGAGTTTAGCTTTGGCCACTCTTTGGGTGAATTTAGCGCCCTTAGCGTAAGTGGTGCTATTAAGCCACTTGATGTTATTAAATTAGTAAATTTGCGTGGTAAATTTATGGCTCAAGATTGTTCTGGGATCGGTGCTGGTATGATGGTGGTGTTAGGTCTTAGCAATGAAAAAGTAGAAGAGATTTGCCAAAATAGCAATAGGCAAATTTGGGCTGCGAATTATAACTGCGATGGTCAAATCGTAGTAGCTGGAATTAGAAGTGACCTTGAATTAAGCGTAGATGAGTTTAAATCAGCTGGAGCTAAGAGAGCTATGCTGCTTGATATGAGTGTAGCAAGCCATTGCCCGCTACTTCAAAATGCTAGTGTGAAGTTGGCTAATGAGTTAGAGAATTTATTGAGTGATGAGTTTTCGCCTGTTATCTCTAATGTAACTGCTAAGAAATACACAACCAAAAAAGAGGCCTTAGAACTACTCAAACTTCAATTAATTAGCCCAGTTTTATACCAAAATAGCGTGAAAAACTATTGTGATGGCGTTGATTGTTTTGTTGAATTTGGCGCAAATGTCTTAAAGGGAATGAATAAAAAAATATGTGATAAACCAACTTATAGCATAACAAATTTAAGCTCACTTAATGAAGCGTTAGAGGCGTTAAGATGA
- a CDS encoding FKBP-type peptidyl-prolyl cis-trans isomerase — translation MSKVIKMFYELKDANTGELLESNLGGQEIAFVSGKNQVLDALESGVLNLAVGEKATIKIPASQGVGEYDESALQTLPKEQFAGIDLSVGMELFGEGEDGSTVRVSVKSIGENDVTVDFNHPYAGKDLEFNVQITENRDADADEELTGVVAMPHVCGCGGHSHHHGHHHGHGGCGSHDDGCCNGAHHDENGGGCCGKHH, via the coding sequence ATGTCAAAAGTTATAAAAATGTTCTATGAATTAAAAGATGCCAATACAGGCGAGCTTTTAGAATCAAATTTGGGCGGTCAAGAGATCGCTTTTGTAAGTGGTAAAAATCAAGTTTTAGATGCTTTAGAGAGCGGTGTTTTGAATTTAGCCGTGGGTGAGAAAGCTACTATTAAAATTCCAGCTAGCCAAGGTGTGGGCGAGTATGATGAAAGCGCTCTTCAAACCTTGCCAAAAGAGCAGTTTGCCGGTATTGATTTGAGTGTTGGTATGGAGCTTTTTGGTGAGGGTGAGGATGGAAGCACAGTTCGTGTAAGTGTGAAATCTATCGGCGAAAATGATGTTACTGTGGATTTTAACCATCCATACGCTGGTAAGGATTTGGAATTTAATGTTCAAATCACAGAAAATAGAGACGCAGACGCCGATGAGGAGCTAACAGGTGTTGTGGCTATGCCACATGTGTGTGGTTGTGGTGGTCACTCTCATCATCACGGTCATCATCATGGACACGGCGGTTGCGGAAGTCATGATGATGGTTGTTGTAATGGCGCTCACCATGATGAAAATGGTGGTGGATGCTGTGGAAAACACCATTAA
- a CDS encoding tetratricopeptide repeat protein — MKKSIHLAALVAATSIFAEVSVFDAGNINKENPYGLTENEKVLLNNKKKVDRLDQNIGTMQSDVSLVQENIEGVKSLLDGINKRILAMETRITELENSVNSQKATNSNDISNLKSQIKTTQTQHDKDIKNITNALSQLTALIDSKHSEAANPKELNSDSKAKQADSEKKSDNLKYNDIPGAELLEMADKAYKSKEYLKASECFASLIKKNYKPAYSNFMLGEIEYFNKNYKTAIPYYEKSVAISQKGKYMPKLLYHTAISFDKIGDTNSANKFYKALKQAYPDSPEAAAAPDRK; from the coding sequence ATGAAAAAATCAATCCACCTTGCAGCCTTAGTGGCTGCAACTTCTATATTTGCTGAAGTTTCAGTATTCGATGCAGGTAACATAAATAAAGAAAATCCATATGGTTTAACTGAGAATGAAAAGGTCTTATTAAACAATAAAAAAAAAGTAGATAGATTAGATCAAAATATCGGCACAATGCAGTCCGATGTATCTTTAGTTCAAGAGAATATCGAAGGTGTCAAGAGTCTTTTAGATGGCATAAATAAGAGAATTTTAGCTATGGAGACTAGAATAACTGAATTAGAAAATAGCGTAAATTCGCAAAAAGCCACAAATTCTAATGATATATCAAATTTAAAATCTCAAATCAAAACAACTCAAACTCAACACGACAAAGATATCAAAAATATCACAAACGCACTTAGCCAACTAACTGCTTTGATAGATTCTAAACACTCAGAAGCAGCTAATCCAAAAGAGTTAAATTCAGACTCTAAAGCTAAACAAGCTGATAGTGAGAAAAAAAGCGATAATTTAAAATACAATGATATCCCGGGTGCTGAGTTGCTTGAGATGGCGGATAAAGCCTATAAATCTAAGGAGTATTTGAAAGCTAGTGAATGTTTTGCGAGTTTGATTAAGAAAAATTATAAACCAGCTTATTCAAATTTTATGCTTGGAGAGATTGAGTATTTTAACAAAAACTACAAAACCGCTATTCCATATTACGAAAAGAGCGTTGCTATCAGCCAAAAAGGTAAATATATGCCAAAACTTCTATATCACACAGCTATTAGTTTTGACAAAATAGGTGATACAAATAGTGCTAATAAATTTTATAAAGCATTAAAGCAAGCCTATCCAGATAGCCCAGAGGCCGCAGCAGCACCAGATAGAAAATAA
- a CDS encoding OmpA family protein gives MKKLVLLSTVAAALFMAGCSSKAPEVDMSADANKAGQQGMMSDAERLNSLQAQVRNVYFDFDKFNIRPDMQGVINQNASIFNQAGNFKIMIEGNCDEWGSDEYNYALGVKRAKAGKDALIAQGIAADRIEITSNGESKPVCTDKTKACDAQNRRDEFRLLP, from the coding sequence ATGAAAAAGTTAGTTTTACTTTCAACTGTAGCTGCGGCTCTATTTATGGCTGGTTGTAGCTCAAAAGCTCCAGAAGTGGATATGAGTGCTGATGCAAACAAAGCTGGCCAACAAGGTATGATGAGTGATGCTGAAAGATTAAATTCTCTACAAGCGCAAGTTAGAAATGTATATTTTGATTTTGATAAATTCAATATCCGTCCAGATATGCAAGGCGTAATTAATCAAAATGCTTCTATCTTTAACCAAGCTGGTAATTTCAAAATCATGATAGAAGGTAACTGCGATGAGTGGGGTAGTGATGAGTATAACTACGCTCTAGGCGTTAAAAGAGCAAAAGCTGGTAAAGATGCTCTAATAGCTCAAGGCATAGCTGCTGATAGAATAGAGATTACAAGTAATGGAGAGAGCAAACCTGTATGTACTGACAAAACAAAAGCTTGCGACGCTCAAAATCGTCGTGATGAATTTAGATTGCTTCCATAA
- the tolB gene encoding Tol-Pal system protein TolB, translated as MKKIFLLLSICVGLFSADATIDVINKGLVLPKIIVQDATKDFANRAMQDKFFKLVVGDLKVGSAFEVSDKYYTSGFDDSAIISADERADLIYRYSLTQLGDKLSLKFKIINVKTNQIRFSNEYTQSVDKFVFLAHKSMVDMARNLNLSPVDWMDKSIIFSQYTSPGKSNIIVADYTLTYQKIIISGGLNIFPKWANKDQSAFYYTSYINSVPTLYKFNLDNNHKSKIAQSGGMIVASDVSQDGTKLLLSMAPNDQSDIYLYDIISKKFKRITTFSGIDVNGNFVDNDSRVVFVSDRLGYPNIFATSVDGGAVEQMVFHGKNNNSISTFENYVVYSSRENVNEYAQKTFNLYLISTKSDYVRQLTAGGVNTYPRFSSDGGSIIFIKNLDGNSAVGIIRVNENRSFQFPLRIGKLQSIDW; from the coding sequence GTGAAAAAGATATTTTTGTTACTTAGTATCTGTGTAGGATTGTTTAGTGCAGATGCTACGATAGATGTGATTAACAAAGGGTTAGTCTTACCTAAAATTATAGTCCAAGATGCAACTAAGGATTTTGCTAATAGAGCAATGCAAGATAAATTTTTTAAGCTTGTTGTTGGTGATTTAAAAGTTGGATCCGCATTTGAAGTATCTGATAAATACTACACTAGCGGATTTGATGATAGTGCGATAATAAGCGCCGATGAGAGAGCTGATCTTATATATAGATACTCTTTAACTCAATTAGGTGATAAGCTAAGTTTGAAATTTAAAATAATAAATGTCAAGACAAATCAGATTAGATTTAGCAATGAATACACGCAAAGTGTTGATAAATTCGTATTTTTAGCTCACAAGAGCATGGTGGATATGGCTAGAAATTTGAATTTATCACCTGTGGATTGGATGGATAAATCTATCATATTTTCTCAATACACTTCACCAGGTAAGAGCAATATTATAGTAGCAGATTATACGCTAACATACCAAAAAATCATAATAAGCGGCGGATTAAATATCTTCCCAAAATGGGCAAATAAAGATCAAAGCGCCTTTTATTACACTTCATATATAAATTCAGTCCCTACGCTATATAAATTTAATTTAGATAATAATCATAAAAGCAAAATCGCTCAAAGTGGTGGGATGATAGTAGCAAGCGATGTCAGCCAAGATGGCACCAAGTTGCTTTTAAGTATGGCACCAAACGATCAAAGCGATATTTATCTATATGATATAATAAGTAAAAAATTCAAAAGAATTACCACATTTAGTGGAATTGATGTCAATGGCAATTTTGTAGATAATGATTCTAGGGTTGTTTTTGTAAGTGATAGATTAGGATATCCTAATATTTTTGCTACTAGTGTAGATGGTGGAGCGGTGGAGCAGATGGTATTTCACGGCAAAAACAACAACTCAATTAGCACTTTTGAAAATTATGTAGTATATTCTAGTCGTGAAAACGTCAATGAGTATGCTCAAAAGACCTTTAATCTATATTTGATCTCAACTAAGAGTGATTATGTAAGGCAGCTTACAGCTGGTGGGGTTAATACTTATCCTAGATTTTCTAGTGATGGTGGGAGCATCATTTTCATTAAAAATTTAGATGGTAATAGTGCGGTTGGGATTATAAGAGTAAATGAAAATAGAAGTTTTCAGTTTCCATTAAGAATAGGAAAACTTCAATCAATTGATTGGTAA
- a CDS encoding TonB C-terminal domain-containing protein, whose protein sequence is MNSKFGISYNTTSAFWLSLILYVFIISFIFYKLSNYEDSTKYTNDKDAFMDVFVIETNLGEIIAAPEQKNIKVKDTTIEEKIEEKPQQQTTNKDLPPSKPDTPNLNFSDLFSGAAPIDITPSTTQAVQSNAKSAPEPSSKSAADIVASLQKDIDAKAPKSSMTGVYNKYMGDIVEIIQSRWMAYKADTNNQAKVQIIIDKFGKLSYSVEKYSLSSAFNSKVREYLEQLKDLDFPTPPSQNAVVININLIDQIETELE, encoded by the coding sequence ATGAATAGTAAATTTGGCATCTCATATAACACTACGAGTGCTTTTTGGCTCTCTTTGATCTTATATGTTTTTATCATATCTTTTATATTTTACAAACTTAGCAATTATGAAGATAGCACAAAATATACAAATGATAAAGATGCATTTATGGATGTTTTTGTGATTGAGACTAATCTTGGTGAGATTATAGCGGCTCCAGAGCAAAAAAATATAAAAGTAAAAGATACAACAATAGAAGAAAAAATAGAAGAAAAACCACAACAACAAACAACTAATAAAGATCTACCCCCATCCAAACCAGATACACCAAATTTAAATTTCAGCGATCTTTTTAGCGGAGCAGCGCCCATAGATATCACGCCAAGCACTACTCAAGCAGTCCAAAGTAACGCTAAAAGCGCCCCCGAGCCAAGCTCTAAAAGTGCAGCCGATATAGTCGCATCGCTCCAAAAAGATATAGATGCTAAAGCACCCAAATCATCTATGACAGGGGTTTATAATAAATATATGGGCGATATAGTTGAGATTATACAAAGCAGATGGATGGCATACAAAGCCGATACAAATAATCAAGCAAAAGTTCAAATCATTATAGATAAATTTGGAAAATTAAGCTATAGTGTGGAGAAATATTCACTAAGCAGTGCTTTTAATAGCAAGGTAAGAGAGTATCTAGAGCAGTTAAAAGATTTGGATTTTCCAACCCCGCCTAGTCAAAACGCTGTAGTGATAAATATAAATTTAATAGACCAAATAGAAACGGAGTTAGAGTGA
- a CDS encoding biopolymer transporter ExbD: MINFDENPELNITPLVDIMLVLLAILMVTTPAIIYEEQITLPDGSKSKVLSQEIKSLTVRIDAQRQVYIDQSKISLNELGDNLILISKKYDKNSPVYIKADKRLIYDDVMFVLKSMKNAGFSKVALETNG, from the coding sequence ATGATAAATTTTGATGAAAATCCAGAGTTAAATATAACTCCTTTGGTTGATATAATGCTGGTTTTGCTGGCTATTTTGATGGTTACAACACCAGCCATTATATATGAAGAACAGATTACCTTACCTGATGGATCAAAATCCAAAGTATTATCTCAAGAGATAAAGAGTTTAACAGTCAGAATAGACGCTCAAAGGCAAGTTTATATAGATCAATCTAAAATTTCATTAAATGAATTAGGTGATAATCTAATCTTAATATCTAAAAAATATGATAAAAATTCCCCAGTATATATAAAAGCCGATAAAAGATTGATTTATGATGATGTTATGTTTGTTTTAAAAAGTATGAAAAATGCCGGCTTTTCTAAGGTTGCTTTAGAGACAAATGGCTAA
- a CDS encoding MotA/TolQ/ExbB proton channel family protein — MELFISYLSKSSLVTIIVLSWLSLYFVITFTILFSRYSGLNRWIKREKQALEAILLGKKLDTTDSSLKKCPQENLTKEHLEVFISLAQTNSTSGLTTLSIIASTSPFIGLFGTVISILETFAALGSGGGSASLSVIAPAISEALVATGCGIFVAIPAYSFNLLIKRKAYELISLIQRESNLLLSSR, encoded by the coding sequence ATGGAGCTTTTTATAAGTTATCTATCCAAAAGTAGTTTAGTGACAATCATTGTTTTATCATGGTTGTCGCTATATTTTGTCATCACTTTTACTATTTTATTCTCACGATATAGTGGGCTAAATCGCTGGATCAAAAGAGAGAAACAAGCCTTAGAGGCGATTCTTTTAGGTAAGAAACTAGATACCACGGATTCATCTTTAAAAAAATGCCCACAAGAGAATTTAACCAAAGAGCATTTAGAGGTCTTCATATCATTAGCTCAAACTAACTCTACAAGCGGTTTGACAACTTTATCTATAATAGCATCAACTTCACCATTTATTGGGTTATTTGGGACTGTTATTAGTATATTAGAGACTTTTGCAGCTTTAGGTAGTGGTGGTGGCTCAGCATCTTTATCGGTGATCGCTCCAGCAATTTCTGAAGCGTTGGTTGCCACAGGTTGCGGGATTTTTGTAGCAATTCCTGCTTATAGCTTTAATCTCTTAATAAAGCGTAAAGCCTACGAGCTAATAAGCCTTATACAAAGAGAGTCAAATTTATTGCTTAGTAGTAGATAG